TAATGGCAAAAAAATAAAAGCCCGAAAGAAAACCTGTAACGAGTGGTTTGAAACACAAGATAGCATCAGTTATTGGGAGGATTTTTCTAAGCCAAAAATTGTGTGGGGAGAAATATCTGATAAATCAAAATTTGCTTTCGACTTTTTAGGGGAATATATACCAGAAGCAACTTCTTTTTACATGAAAGGCGAATGCATTGAATACCTTTTGTCTGCTTTAAATTCGTCTGTGTCTGAATGGTTGTTTTCTAAAGTAGGAACAACTACAGGAGTGGGGACAATTAGATGGAAAAAGTATACCATAGAACAGCTTATTGTTGCTAAGCTATCTACTGAACAACTAAATACTCATCTTGCTGCTTTCAATGATTTGAAAGTAGGCAAGATGAGTATTACGGATTTTGAATGTTTTAGCAATAAGTTGATGTATGATATTTATAAGCTTACCTCAGATGAAATTCAATATATTGAAAACCAGCAAACTTTCTAATCTAAATAGACTTTCGGAGTGAAGAAACAAATGAATGTAGAAAATTAGTTTCTTCACTCGTGAATCCATATACCATTGAAACCAAACTCTCTATTTTAGAGTCAATGAATGGTAGATTGATATTTTTATTTGTTATACGTTTTGCAAGTTCAGCTAATTCAACAAGTTCTATTTTGTTTGCATCATAAAGAGGTATAGGGAAAGTCGCTATATTTTGACCTCCAACTTGAACATCTCCAACGCCAGTTTTATTCATATTAGTCACATAGCTATACCATGTTATAGCTTGTGAATTCAGTACAGCCAACAGATAATCCAAATGATTGCCTGTCATAATATAACACGCATTGTTCATTACATAATTGTTGGTATCATATGCAAAAGCCATTTGGTTCCCGATTATTTTCCATACAATTTTTGGCTTAGAAAAATCCTCCATATATGCGCAGTTTCGTAGGTTATATGGCGTATCACCTCGGTCAGACCGTTTCTCTATTTGTGAGAATCCCTTATACATCTTACCGCTATAGGCTATACCTCCATTATCCAACCATTCTTTAATTGCAGGATAATCATTTATATTTACAGGCTTTATTCCCTTATTTTTCAATCCATTATGTGTATTAATAAGCCAAAGACCAGCCCAATCATATCCGTAACGTTTCACATCGCGTCCTCTCAAAATCGGTCGTATAAGTTCAGCCGTTTTTTGACGCTCATCTTCTGTCTGACAATTCGCCAATATCTCATCACGCTTTTCGGTAGAAATGATAAACGCATCGTTATACCCAGTAAGGACTCCTCGATAAATGTTTATATTCCAATCTTTGAGTGGTGTACCAATAGACTCAATCTTACGCCTGATACTTTGCTCGATTGGCGACAATATTACCCAACTGTCACTACCGGAGAAATCGCAAATGGTATGCTCTTGCTGCACAAAATCGCTCAAATTATTCAATCCATTCGCATCTTGTACCAAACAAGCTTGTGTGTTAAAAATATTTGCTGCTTTTTGAGATAAAAGAATATTTGCTTCTACCGTTATTGCATCGAATATTTTTATACCTGCAAAATCTATCAACATAATAGGATTCGTTTGGCTTGCAAAGTAATCTCGTAAGGCTTCACCGTATCCTGCACGCATCCATTTATTAGACGTGATATAGCAAAGATAACCATTAGGACTAAGTAGATTCATACCCAACTCATAGAAGAGACAGTAAATATCACCAGTACGTGCATAAGTTACGTAACCCATGCGTTCCAATACATCGGCACTCTTACCCATAGATTGTAACTGAATGTAAGGTGGATTGCCAATGATACAGTCAAATCCCAAGAAGTTACCTTCGGCATCGAGTACTTCTGGAAATTCTATACGCCATTCGAATGCGCCAAGGTAAATTTTGTTGGAACGTATCTCCTCAAATATATTTTCTAAAGTTGCAACCTCTTTCTTTAAGTCGGCAATGCGCTTGTCTAACGCTTTCTTTTCCTTTTTTGTCGGTTCAAACAGTTGAGGTGCTTGTAAGGTTGCCAACTCAGAGCGGCGTTTGTTCAATCTAACCAATCGTGCATCCCTGCGGCTAATCTCTGTTCTCAGTTTCGACTTGATTTCAGTGATAAGCGTTTCCAAATCCTGCTTTTCGCTTTTACTTTGGGCATTTTTATATTTAGCTACAGCCTCCTTATATTGGCTGATGCTAATACCAGACTCTCGCAGTACGGTCTGAATACTGTCAGTCAAAGCGAATCGGTGAAGCAAAGAATTTCCACACTTGATATTAATGTCGATATTTGGCAAGGTCTCCAAATAGGTATAGTTACTTTCAGCCGTATAATAAGCATTCTTCAACAATTCAATCCACAGCCGTAGACGGCAGATTTTCACAGAGTTGGGATTAATATCAACGCCAAACAAACAGTTCTCAATGATTTGACGCTTCTCCTTGAAAAGGGTTTCCTGCATGCGGCGACTTTCCGCATTGAGTGTGTTGTAAGCAAATAAGTTGCCTTCGGCATCGGTCACAATC
The Bacteroides caecimuris DNA segment above includes these coding regions:
- a CDS encoding Eco57I restriction-modification methylase domain-containing protein; its protein translation is MGLLKPNQVLNKAYRQVAIETTDFDLFKNALRTLRDNVVDGQREETQKEHLRNFLSETFYKTYYMAPEEDIDLAIRLDKTTKSNIGLLIEVKSTTNKSEMISNDNLNRKALQELLLYYLKERVSKKNNDIKYLIATNIHEFFIFDAHEFERKFYLNRQLHREFQDFVDGRKTSSKTDFFYTEIATTYIEEVKDSLEYTYFNLQDYRHLLDKTDGSTSRKLIELYKIFSDTHLLKLSFQNDSNSLNRGFYTELLHIIGIEERKENNKTVIVRKAVERRDEASLLENTINQLDAEDCLRHVNGSLYGNDYEERLFNVAMELCITWMNRILFLKLLEAQMLKYHNGDVIYKFLSTAKIHDYDDLNTLFFQVLARDMSHRTQSIMRDFAYVPYLNSSLFEVTDLESKTIKINSLSQRTELPVLTSSVLRNPKRNLQVSALPTLQYLFAFLDAYNFASEGSEEVQEEAKTLINASVLGLIFEKINGHKDGSVFTPGFITMFMCREAITKTVLQKFNDCYGWNCATRTDLYNRIDNIAEANELINNLHLCDPAVGSGHFLVSALNELILLKYELGILVDATGKRIRKADYQLAIENDELIVTDAEGNLFAYNTLNAESRRMQETLFKEKRQIIENCLFGVDINPNSVKICRLRLWIELLKNAYYTAESNYTYLETLPNIDINIKCGNSLLHRFALTDSIQTVLRESGISISQYKEAVAKYKNAQSKSEKQDLETLITEIKSKLRTEISRRDARLVRLNKRRSELATLQAPQLFEPTKKEKKALDKRIADLKKEVATLENIFEEIRSNKIYLGAFEWRIEFPEVLDAEGNFLGFDCIIGNPPYIQLQSMGKSADVLERMGYVTYARTGDIYCLFYELGMNLLSPNGYLCYITSNKWMRAGYGEALRDYFASQTNPIMLIDFAGIKIFDAITVEANILLSQKAANIFNTQACLVQDANGLNNLSDFVQQEHTICDFSGSDSWVILSPIEQSIRRKIESIGTPLKDWNINIYRGVLTGYNDAFIISTEKRDEILANCQTEDERQKTAELIRPILRGRDVKRYGYDWAGLWLINTHNGLKNKGIKPVNINDYPAIKEWLDNGGIAYSGKMYKGFSQIEKRSDRGDTPYNLRNCAYMEDFSKPKIVWKIIGNQMAFAYDTNNYVMNNACYIMTGNHLDYLLAVLNSQAITWYSYVTNMNKTGVGDVQVGGQNIATFPIPLYDANKIELVELAELAKRITNKNINLPFIDSKIESLVSMVYGFTSEETNFLHSFVSSLRKSI